The nucleotide sequence GCTACCGCCCGGATCCGCGCGAGGTCCTTGCTGTCCGCGTGCATCAACATCCAGAAGGTCCTGATGATCGAGACCTCTTCCGGCAGCACCGGCACGAGCTGCGGATAATCGCTCGCCATGAAGTGCGGCAGCACGGCGATGCCGAAGCCCGACAGCGTGGCATTGAGCTGCGCGATCAGATTGGCGCTGCGGAAGCGTGCAGAGATCCGCGGCGACACCTGCGGCAGATAGTCGAGCTCGGGCGTGAACAGCAATTCCTCGATGTAGCCGACGAAACGGTGCTGTGGCAGCACCTCGCGCGAGGTGATTTTCGGGAAGCGGTCGAGATAGGCGGGGGCGGCGTAGAGCCCGAGCCGGTAGTCGAGCAGCTTGCGGCCGACGATCCGGCCTTCCTTCGGCATGGTCAGGCTGATCGCGATATCCGCCTCGCGCTTGGAGAGGCTGAACAGCCGCGCGGTGGCTACAAGTTGCAGATCGAGATCGGGATAGCGGTCGGCGAAGGGCGCCAGCCGCGGCGCCAGGAAGGCGGTGCCAAACCCGTCGGGCGCACCGATCCGCACCGTCCCCGTCAGCCGCGCCACCGAGCCGCCGACCTGCTCCTGGTTGGCGACGATGGTGGATTCCATGGCTTCGGCGCTGTCGGCGACGCGCCGGCCAGCCTCGGTGAGGAGATAGCCAGTCTTGCGGCGGTCAAACAGCTTCGCGGAGAGGTGCTTCTCCAGCCGGTCGACGCGGCGGATCACCGTGGCGTGGTCGACGCCGAGCTGTTTTGCCGCAGCCGACACCGAGCCGCCCCGCACGATGGCCAGCACGAAGCGGAAGTCGTCCCAGTCGATGTGACCTTGATCCAGCATTTTCGCACATCTATGGTGCATTATCTCAGACTTGAATCCTATAAAATGCAGGTCGATAGGATTTGTCAAAGCGTTCAAGCTCGGCCTCAAGGAGATCATTCCATGCGTTCAGTCGGACATTTCATCGGTGGCAAGGAGGTCAAGGGTACCTCGGGCCGTACTGCCGACGTTTTCGAGCCGATGACCGGTGACGTCCAGGCCAAGGTCGCACTGGCGTCCAAGGCCGAGGTCCGCGCCGCCGTCGAGAACGCCCGCGCCGCGCAGCCGGAATGGGCCGCGACCAACCCGCAGCGCCGCGCCCGCGTCATGTCGAAGTTCGTGGAGCTGGTGCAGCGCGACTACGACAAGCTCGCCGAGCTGCTCGCGCGCGAGCACGGCAAGACCGTGCCCGACGCCAAGGGCGACATCCAGCGCGGCCTCGAGGTCGCGGAGTTCGCCTGCGGTATCCCGCATCTGATGAAGGGCGAGTACACCGAAGGCGCCGGCCCCGGCATCGACATCTATTCGATGCGCCAGGCGCTCGGCGTCGTCGCCGGCATCACGCCGTTCAATTTCCCGGCGATGATCCCGATGTGGAAGTTCGCGCCCGCGATCGCCTGCG is from Bradyrhizobium xenonodulans and encodes:
- a CDS encoding LysR family transcriptional regulator; the protein is MLDQGHIDWDDFRFVLAIVRGGSVSAAAKQLGVDHATVIRRVDRLEKHLSAKLFDRRKTGYLLTEAGRRVADSAEAMESTIVANQEQVGGSVARLTGTVRIGAPDGFGTAFLAPRLAPFADRYPDLDLQLVATARLFSLSKREADIAISLTMPKEGRIVGRKLLDYRLGLYAAPAYLDRFPKITSREVLPQHRFVGYIEELLFTPELDYLPQVSPRISARFRSANLIAQLNATLSGFGIAVLPHFMASDYPQLVPVLPEEVSIIRTFWMLMHADSKDLARIRAVADYIGEIVERERALFAGR